From Diadema setosum chromosome 5, eeDiaSeto1, whole genome shotgun sequence, the proteins below share one genomic window:
- the LOC140229180 gene encoding BLOC-1-related complex subunit 5-like: protein MGGAQSDQTLHGSRYNAPIESSSNTTGAASAGEGGTIPYTFYSVDRAAGNTTKETRAQALAKQQQGRPTQSRSLNSSPQRPKVGSADHKIVTVSSGAQGTDQSLSFEIQKMRDIPTFLPILKGTHHVPQVEDPNQMEKMDHRQLLLLCLRYQQHLRQCAEAVTFDQNALTGRVKEVDAIIHSIMQSMAERQKRFAKHAEQIQKINEMSATLKRIQMNVDQLVPLMDRLNSVLPDTQRLEPFTMRPTGPRT from the exons ATGGGAGGAGCGCAAAGTGACCAGACTTTACATGGATCCAGGTACAACGCACCAATCGAGTCGAGCTCAAATACTACCGGGGCAGCCTCGGCAGGCGAGGGAGGCACCATACCGTACACCTTCTATTCTGTGGACAGAGCTGCTGGTAACACGACAAAGG AGACAAGAGCCCAAGCGCTTGCTAAACAACAGCAGGGCCGGCCAACTCAGTCACGGTCCTTGAATTCATCACCCCAACGGCCTAAGGTTGGGTCAGCCGACCACAAGATAGTGACCGTCTCATCGGGTGCACAGGGCACGGACCAGTCGCTTTCCTTTGAGATTCAGAAGATGCGAGACATTCCCACGTTTCTTCCGATCCTCAAGGGGACACACCATGTGCCGCAAGTTGAGGACCCAAATCAGATGGAAAAGATGGATCACAG GCAATTACTGCTGCTGTGTCTTCGCTACCAGCAACATTTGCGGCAGTGCGCGGAGGCTGTGACCTTCGACCAGAATGCCCTCACAGGACGAGTGAAAGAG GTTGATGCCATCATTCACAGCATCATGCAGTCCATGGCGGAGCGGCAGAAGAGGTTTGCCAAGCACGCCGAGCAGATCCAGAAGATCAATGAAATGTCGGCGACACTGAAGCGCATCCAAATGAATGTGGACCAACTGGTGCCGCTGATGGACCGGCTGAACAGCGTGCTTCCCGACACGCAACGCTTGGAACCCTTCACAATGCGGCCCACAGGACCACGAACATGA